A DNA window from Phaeobacter sp. A36a-5a contains the following coding sequences:
- a CDS encoding ATP-dependent Clp protease proteolytic subunit, with protein MVDPRETYMNTLVPMVVEQTSRGERAYDIFSRLLKERIIFLNGPVHDGMSSLIVAQLLHLEAENPSKEISMYINSPGGVVTSGLSIYDTMQYIKPKVSTLVIGQAASMGSLLLTAGEAGMRFSLPNSRVMVHQPSGGFQGQATDIMIHAEETLKLKKRLNEIYVKHTGQEYDKIVNALERDNFMSPEEAKEFGLIDEIVENRSKLDDEDS; from the coding sequence ATGGTCGATCCAAGAGAAACATACATGAACACGCTGGTGCCGATGGTGGTGGAACAGACCAGCCGCGGTGAACGCGCCTATGATATCTTTTCGCGCCTGCTGAAGGAGCGGATCATTTTCCTTAACGGTCCGGTTCACGACGGCATGAGTTCCCTGATCGTGGCCCAGCTGCTGCACCTTGAGGCGGAGAACCCGTCGAAAGAGATCTCGATGTATATCAACAGCCCCGGCGGCGTTGTGACCTCGGGCCTGTCGATCTATGACACCATGCAATACATCAAGCCGAAGGTTTCGACACTGGTGATCGGCCAGGCGGCCTCCATGGGCTCGCTGCTGCTGACGGCGGGTGAGGCGGGGATGCGGTTCTCGCTGCCCAACAGCCGCGTCATGGTGCATCAGCCCTCCGGTGGCTTCCAAGGGCAGGCGACGGATATCATGATCCACGCCGAGGAAACCCTGAAGCTGAAGAAGCGCCTGAACGAAATCTACGTCAAGCACACCGGCCAGGAATACGACAAGATCGTGAACGCGCTGGAGCGGGATAATTTCATGTCTCCCGAAGAGGCGAAGGAATTCGGATTGATCGACGAAATCGTCGAAAACCGCAGCAAGCTGGACGACGAGGACAGCTGA